One Mesorhizobium sp. J428 DNA segment encodes these proteins:
- a CDS encoding carbohydrate ABC transporter permease, with translation MTAIPLDRPAKVAPKRAASPWRIAPWLYLTPAAATLVLWIYWPLLDALRLSFYEWNMLPDSPMTFVGWQNYVNIFALPKFWQALRNTVTYVIGLLPLAVLIPLAIAIYTHDLPARSRNIYRAIIFVPMIIAPVVAAAVWRWLLDPGHGMINETIGLFGFRPVRFLQDPKIAIWTIIVLTGWKLIGFSTLILSAANANINPSLVEAARMDGASRWEIIRDIRLPLLRSTILFLSLMTILLGAQWSFSYIHVLTGGGPLGATTNIFYILWDFGFSTLSVGWSSAAAIILFLGFGALAFVLFRLMDRYSFHDN, from the coding sequence ATGACCGCCATCCCCCTCGACAGACCGGCCAAGGTCGCACCGAAACGCGCTGCGAGCCCATGGCGCATCGCCCCCTGGCTCTACCTCACGCCTGCCGCCGCGACGCTGGTCCTGTGGATCTACTGGCCGCTGCTCGACGCGCTGAGACTGAGCTTCTACGAATGGAACATGCTGCCGGACTCGCCGATGACCTTCGTCGGCTGGCAGAACTACGTGAACATCTTCGCGCTGCCGAAATTCTGGCAGGCGCTGCGCAATACGGTGACCTACGTCATCGGCCTCCTGCCGCTCGCCGTGCTGATCCCGCTCGCGATCGCCATCTACACCCACGACCTGCCGGCGCGCTCGCGCAACATCTACCGCGCCATCATCTTCGTGCCGATGATCATCGCCCCCGTCGTGGCCGCCGCCGTATGGCGCTGGCTGCTCGATCCGGGCCACGGCATGATCAACGAGACGATCGGCCTGTTTGGCTTTCGTCCGGTCCGTTTCCTCCAGGACCCGAAGATCGCCATCTGGACGATCATCGTGCTCACCGGCTGGAAGCTCATCGGCTTCTCGACGCTCATCCTTTCGGCGGCCAACGCCAACATCAATCCGTCGCTGGTCGAGGCGGCGCGGATGGACGGCGCCTCGCGCTGGGAGATCATCCGCGACATCCGCCTGCCGCTGCTGCGGTCCACCATCCTGTTCCTGTCGCTGATGACGATCCTGCTCGGCGCGCAGTGGAGCTTCTCCTACATCCACGTGCTCACAGGCGGCGGGCCGCTCGGCGCCACGACCAACATCTTCTACATCCTGTGGGACTTCGGCTTCTCCACCCTCTCAGTCGGCTGGAGTTCGGCGGCGGCGATCATCCTCTTCCTCGGCTTCGGCGCGCTGGCCTTTGTCCTGTTCCGCCTGATGGACAGGTATTCGTTCCATGACAACTGA
- a CDS encoding ABC transporter ATP-binding protein: MSHLSIQALKKRYDGKQVLHGVDVEIEHGQFVVIVGPSGCGKSTLLRMIAGLESITEGVISIDGEEINDLDPADRGCAMVFQNYALYPHMTVRENMAYPLKIARMAKEEREKRVAEAAAMLDLTALLDRRPAQLSGGQRQRVAMGRALVREPRVFLFDEPLSNLDAKLRVTMRIEIKRLHRRLKATSIFVTHDQTEAMTLADTMIVMNGGNVEQVGTPLSIYREPASTFVASFLGAPAMNLMPARANDRGVVLQHLPQFAVALDSQSVADGDAVTFGIRPEDIVVSPPGPTGHPARIDLIEELGGSRIAYCSLGNQEVAVMLPKGGDHREGETVHLSFPARSVHLFDIKTGLRLVQGSTEPARASLSLVPA, from the coding sequence ATGTCCCATCTGTCCATTCAAGCCCTGAAGAAGCGCTACGACGGCAAACAGGTGCTGCACGGCGTCGATGTCGAGATCGAGCACGGCCAGTTCGTGGTCATCGTCGGCCCGTCCGGCTGCGGCAAGTCGACCCTGCTGCGCATGATCGCCGGGCTGGAAAGCATCACCGAGGGCGTCATCTCGATCGACGGCGAGGAGATCAACGATCTCGACCCGGCCGACCGCGGCTGCGCGATGGTGTTCCAGAACTACGCGCTCTATCCGCACATGACGGTGCGCGAGAACATGGCCTATCCGTTGAAGATCGCACGGATGGCGAAGGAGGAGCGGGAGAAGCGCGTCGCCGAGGCGGCCGCGATGCTGGACCTGACCGCCCTGCTCGACCGCCGCCCCGCCCAGCTGTCGGGCGGCCAGCGCCAGCGTGTAGCGATGGGGCGGGCTCTGGTGCGCGAGCCGCGCGTCTTCCTGTTCGACGAACCGTTGTCCAACCTGGATGCGAAACTGCGCGTGACCATGCGCATCGAGATCAAGCGCTTGCACCGGCGCCTGAAGGCGACGTCGATCTTCGTCACGCACGACCAGACCGAGGCGATGACGCTCGCCGACACAATGATCGTCATGAACGGCGGCAATGTCGAGCAGGTCGGCACGCCGCTGTCGATCTACCGCGAACCGGCCTCGACTTTCGTCGCGAGCTTCCTCGGGGCGCCGGCGATGAACCTGATGCCGGCGCGGGCGAACGACCGCGGTGTCGTACTGCAGCATCTGCCGCAATTCGCCGTCGCGCTCGACAGCCAGTCGGTGGCCGATGGCGACGCGGTGACCTTCGGTATCAGGCCGGAGGACATCGTCGTCTCCCCGCCCGGGCCGACGGGCCATCCGGCGCGGATCGACCTGATCGAGGAACTCGGCGGCAGTCGGATCGCCTACTGCTCGCTCGGCAACCAGGAAGTCGCCGTCATGCTGCCGAAGGGCGGCGACCACCGGGAGGGCGAGACAGTCCACCTGAGCTTCCCGGCGCGCTCAGTGCATCTGTTCGACATCAAGACCGGCCTGCGCCTGGTCCAGGGTTCGACCGAACCGGCCCGCGCAAGCCTCTCCCTCGTGCCGGCCTGA
- a CDS encoding carbohydrate ABC transporter permease, with protein sequence MTTDVSLSPALPGVARSRTRRRAQSASRLNTAAGHAVMVLLSIFCLFPVYWMIISSLRPANAIFETSLWPTAASLENYAYALNAIPIGAMLVNTLVVSVLVTVAQLFTGLLAAYAFARWRFPFDKLIYTMIALTWLVPFQVVMIPNYLLVANLGLLDSLAALILPHFAGALAVLLLAQAMRSFPAEVIEAARMDGAKSWRVLWEVITPNLRGTIASLAILIFISTWNEYFWPLLLSRTPENSVIQIGIQMFMTSEGTAWGPLMAASTLASLPILAIYIVLQQQVIQSFMKSGIR encoded by the coding sequence ATGACAACTGACGTCTCCCTCTCTCCGGCGCTGCCCGGCGTCGCCCGCTCTCGCACCCGCCGCCGCGCCCAGTCGGCATCGCGGCTGAACACCGCGGCGGGCCATGCCGTGATGGTTCTCCTGTCGATCTTCTGCCTGTTCCCGGTCTACTGGATGATTATCTCGTCGCTGCGGCCCGCCAATGCGATCTTCGAGACGAGCCTCTGGCCGACGGCGGCCTCGCTGGAAAACTACGCCTATGCACTGAACGCGATCCCGATCGGGGCGATGCTGGTGAACACGCTGGTGGTCTCCGTCCTCGTGACGGTGGCGCAGCTCTTCACCGGCCTGCTCGCGGCCTATGCCTTCGCCCGCTGGCGCTTTCCCTTCGACAAGCTGATCTACACGATGATCGCCCTCACCTGGCTGGTTCCCTTCCAGGTGGTGATGATCCCGAACTATCTGTTGGTGGCCAATCTCGGCCTGCTCGACAGCCTGGCGGCGCTGATCCTGCCGCACTTCGCCGGCGCGCTCGCCGTCCTGTTGCTGGCGCAGGCGATGCGATCCTTCCCCGCCGAGGTGATCGAGGCGGCGCGCATGGACGGCGCCAAGAGCTGGCGCGTGCTGTGGGAAGTCATCACGCCCAACCTGCGCGGCACCATCGCCTCGCTCGCGATCCTCATCTTCATCTCGACCTGGAATGAGTATTTCTGGCCGCTGCTGCTTTCCCGCACGCCGGAGAACAGCGTCATCCAGATCGGCATCCAGATGTTCATGACCTCGGAGGGCACCGCCTGGGGACCGCTGATGGCGGCGTCGACACTGGCAAGCCTGCCAATCCTGGCGATCTACATCGTCCTCCAGCAGCAGGTCATCCAGTCCTTCATGAAATCGGGAATACGCTGA
- a CDS encoding metallophosphoesterase — translation MADALTFVHLTDLHIGNPAVQDDHLYSDTATTLRAILADVKRLVPQPRFIIASGDLTNTGDQESYEQLKAIVAEAELDMPILYTLGNHDKRSGFYPAMLGQAENIDKPYDHSAVVDGIHIILVDTSMPFKIGGHFETGQVEWLESELDRHPELPKLIVMHHAPALDFHATELEWESLSFEGTEALRRVLEGRSGILGILSGHIHYDRVSHWCGIPVVVGIGQHAATDVLYLHEGLRMVAGASFALGTVRDSGLSISFVPQPADRRELKVHTFAGMSELIKHYETDAAAAAVAAQ, via the coding sequence ATGGCCGACGCCCTCACCTTCGTTCACCTGACGGACCTTCACATCGGCAATCCGGCCGTTCAGGACGATCACCTCTATTCCGACACGGCGACGACGCTCCGCGCCATCCTCGCGGACGTGAAGCGGCTGGTGCCGCAGCCCCGCTTCATCATCGCCAGCGGTGACCTGACCAATACCGGCGACCAGGAAAGCTACGAGCAGCTGAAGGCGATCGTCGCCGAGGCCGAGCTCGACATGCCGATCCTCTATACGCTCGGCAACCACGACAAGCGCTCGGGCTTCTATCCCGCCATGCTCGGCCAGGCCGAGAACATCGACAAGCCCTACGACCACTCGGCCGTCGTCGACGGCATCCACATCATCCTCGTCGACACCAGCATGCCCTTCAAGATCGGCGGCCATTTCGAGACCGGCCAGGTCGAGTGGCTGGAAAGCGAGCTGGACCGGCATCCCGAACTGCCGAAGCTGATCGTCATGCATCACGCGCCTGCGCTCGATTTCCACGCCACGGAACTCGAATGGGAGTCGCTCTCCTTCGAAGGCACCGAGGCCCTGCGCCGCGTGCTCGAGGGCCGCAGCGGCATCCTCGGCATCCTGTCCGGCCACATCCACTACGACCGCGTGAGTCACTGGTGCGGGATTCCGGTCGTGGTCGGCATCGGCCAGCACGCGGCGACAGACGTGCTCTACCTGCATGAGGGCCTGCGCATGGTCGCCGGGGCGTCCTTCGCACTCGGCACGGTCCGCGACTCGGGTCTCAGCATCTCCTTCGTGCCGCAGCCGGCCGACCGCCGCGAGCTCAAGGTGCACACCTTCGCGGGTATGTCCGAGCTGATCAAGCACTACGAAACCGACGCGGCCGCCGCCGCGGTGGCAGCACAGTAA
- a CDS encoding MurR/RpiR family transcriptional regulator has product MSIREELAHTQLALTAAERKIVQVLLADYPKSGLGTATRLARLAGVSDPTVMRLMIKLGYGKFSDFQTKLLEEVESRLHSPLLMMEAKRPANASEGTALGYFNSVIQSLERTRTQTSSQAYTRAVSMLLETRGKVLLLGGRFSRNVASILASYLAQLRVGVHDMEKLSASDFDVLIDMGKKDLLVVFDYRRYQADVVSFARQAHERGVGILLFTDPWLSPIAEIADQTMVAAIDSDSPFDTSASCVAQIEAVVAHALAVRGPSVRGRIEDIEAIRDANGVTLDAGNDPERGKNPGSRIQSAATKS; this is encoded by the coding sequence GTGTCGATACGGGAAGAGCTGGCGCACACGCAGTTGGCCCTCACTGCGGCGGAAAGGAAGATCGTTCAGGTGCTCCTGGCGGACTACCCGAAGTCTGGACTTGGCACGGCGACCCGCCTCGCGCGGCTGGCCGGCGTGAGCGATCCGACCGTCATGCGCCTGATGATCAAGCTCGGTTACGGCAAGTTCTCCGACTTCCAGACGAAGCTTCTGGAAGAAGTGGAATCCCGGCTGCATTCGCCCCTCCTGATGATGGAGGCGAAGCGGCCCGCCAATGCCAGCGAGGGCACCGCGCTCGGCTATTTCAACTCGGTCATCCAGAGCCTTGAGCGCACGCGCACGCAGACGTCGTCCCAGGCCTATACCCGCGCCGTGTCGATGCTGCTCGAGACCAGGGGCAAGGTCTTGCTGCTCGGTGGCCGTTTCAGCCGCAACGTCGCCTCGATCCTGGCCAGTTACCTGGCGCAGTTGCGCGTGGGCGTGCACGACATGGAGAAGCTGTCCGCCTCCGATTTCGACGTGCTGATCGACATGGGCAAGAAGGATCTTCTCGTCGTGTTCGACTACCGCCGCTACCAGGCGGACGTGGTGAGCTTCGCTCGCCAGGCGCATGAGCGCGGCGTCGGCATCCTCCTCTTCACCGACCCCTGGCTGTCGCCGATCGCGGAGATCGCCGACCAGACGATGGTGGCGGCGATCGACTCGGATTCGCCGTTCGACACCTCGGCGTCCTGCGTCGCGCAGATCGAGGCCGTGGTCGCGCATGCGCTGGCCGTACGCGGCCCCTCGGTGCGCGGCCGCATCGAGGACATCGAGGCGATCCGCGACGCCAACGGCGTCACGCTCGACGCCGGCAACGACCCCGAACGGGGCAAGAATCCCGGCAGCCGCATCCAGTCGGCCGCAACGAAATCATGA
- a CDS encoding cysteine hydrolase family protein, producing MTTSLPRRDQPFAKGATALLLVDMQRIWLEPGLDPGHADWGPDHYFFRQTREVTIPNQIALLKAARENGVEVLHTIIQSLTEDGRDRSLDHKMTPIHIPPSLKEGLPPKELAPVGDEIMLPKTSSGVFNSTNIDYVLKNLGIRNLVVCGVLTDQCVDMTVRDGADRGYLVTCVADACAAPTPERHNGALKAFGGYCWVTDTQTVAGRFETLGREVAA from the coding sequence ATGACCACCTCGCTTCCGCGCCGCGACCAGCCCTTTGCCAAGGGAGCGACGGCCCTCCTTCTCGTCGACATGCAGCGGATATGGCTGGAGCCGGGACTCGACCCGGGCCACGCCGACTGGGGGCCGGATCACTACTTCTTCCGGCAGACCCGCGAGGTGACCATCCCGAACCAGATCGCACTGTTGAAGGCGGCGCGCGAGAACGGCGTCGAGGTGCTGCACACCATCATCCAGAGCCTGACCGAGGACGGCCGCGACCGCTCGCTCGATCACAAGATGACGCCGATCCACATCCCGCCAAGCCTCAAGGAAGGCCTGCCGCCGAAGGAACTGGCGCCCGTCGGCGACGAGATCATGCTTCCCAAGACGTCGTCGGGCGTCTTCAACTCCACCAACATCGACTACGTGCTGAAGAACCTCGGCATCCGCAATCTCGTAGTCTGCGGCGTGCTCACCGACCAGTGCGTCGACATGACGGTGCGCGACGGGGCGGACCGGGGCTATCTGGTCACCTGTGTGGCCGACGCCTGCGCAGCCCCCACACCGGAGCGCCACAACGGTGCGCTGAAGGCCTTCGGCGGCTATTGCTGGGTGACCGACACGCAGACGGTCGCCGGCCGCTTCGAAACTCTCGGACGCGAGGTCGCGGCATGA
- a CDS encoding ABC transporter substrate-binding protein: protein MNRKTFLAGATALVMAGLCAPAFTQSIPATVDQPVTISYYNYNLASAGNGAEATKKMIADFEKANPNIKVEGVGASSADITSRIQADVAAGRIPDVVQMVFSDLNFTVDNLGAVALEDIVPADELKKHFEGITPNGLQLGVINGKTYGLAYTFSTPVLFYNADLFRQAGLDPENPPKTWAEVKAAALAIVDKTDAEGIATGIFGPSAGDWLFQGVLRSNNGGIISADRKQLAFADPASVEAVAMLRDLYDSGAYTNVEIQAAMEGMASGKIGMYLQTSAIQGFLVKGAEGKFDLRASTMPRFGDKPQRPNNSGSALVILSKDPVKQRAAWELMKAMTSKEAYTVITSQIGYLPLRTDIVDDPNYLGEWVKKHPLIKPNLEQLAILERWESFPGPNYRQIQKTMMEGAELAVFGGVDPAEAMQAAQDNAQALMPK, encoded by the coding sequence ATGAACCGCAAGACATTCCTGGCCGGCGCGACCGCGCTGGTCATGGCGGGCCTTTGCGCGCCCGCATTCACCCAGTCGATCCCCGCGACCGTCGATCAGCCGGTGACGATCAGCTACTACAACTACAACCTCGCCTCGGCCGGCAACGGCGCGGAGGCGACCAAGAAGATGATCGCCGACTTCGAGAAGGCGAATCCGAACATCAAGGTCGAGGGCGTCGGCGCGAGCTCGGCGGACATCACCAGCCGCATCCAGGCCGACGTGGCCGCCGGACGCATCCCCGACGTCGTCCAGATGGTCTTCTCGGACCTGAACTTCACCGTCGACAATCTCGGCGCCGTAGCACTCGAGGACATCGTGCCGGCGGACGAGCTGAAGAAGCACTTCGAGGGCATCACGCCCAACGGGCTGCAGCTCGGCGTGATCAACGGCAAGACCTACGGGCTGGCCTACACCTTCTCGACGCCCGTGCTGTTCTACAATGCGGACCTCTTCCGTCAGGCCGGGCTCGACCCGGAGAACCCGCCCAAGACCTGGGCCGAGGTGAAGGCTGCCGCGCTCGCGATCGTCGACAAGACGGACGCCGAGGGTATCGCCACCGGCATCTTCGGACCGAGCGCGGGCGACTGGCTGTTCCAAGGCGTGCTGCGCTCCAACAATGGCGGCATCATCTCGGCCGACCGCAAGCAGCTCGCCTTCGCGGATCCGGCCTCGGTCGAGGCGGTGGCGATGCTGCGCGACCTCTATGACAGCGGCGCCTACACCAATGTCGAGATCCAGGCCGCCATGGAAGGCATGGCCTCCGGCAAGATCGGCATGTATCTGCAAACCTCGGCCATCCAGGGCTTCCTGGTGAAGGGCGCGGAAGGCAAGTTCGATCTGCGCGCCAGTACCATGCCGCGCTTCGGCGACAAGCCGCAGCGGCCGAACAATTCCGGCAGCGCGCTGGTGATCCTGAGCAAGGACCCGGTCAAGCAGCGGGCCGCGTGGGAGCTGATGAAGGCGATGACCTCGAAGGAGGCCTACACCGTCATCACCTCGCAGATCGGCTACCTGCCGCTGCGCACCGACATCGTCGATGACCCGAACTATCTCGGCGAATGGGTGAAGAAGCACCCGCTGATCAAGCCGAACCTCGAACAGCTCGCGATCCTAGAGCGCTGGGAATCCTTCCCCGGCCCGAACTACCGCCAGATCCAGAAGACCATGATGGAAGGCGCAGAGCTCGCCGTGTTCGGCGGCGTCGACCCGGCCGAGGCCATGCAGGCCGCGCAGGACAACGCCCAGGCCCTGATGCCGAAGTGA
- a CDS encoding N-formylglutamate amidohydrolase, which yields MSTAASRAVFPDWPEPVEILNPASTSPLVLICDHASNHLPASYRGLGLDAADLKRHIAYDIGAADVTCALAAQLGAPAFLGTYSRLLVDLNRPFGSPTSMPALSEATRIPGNEAPSEAEKALRRSRVFDPFHAAISDFLDRRHAPSLIVAIHSFTPVFLGVERPWHIGVLHENRPDLAEAFLAPLRAEPGLNVGENVPYVIERDSDYAIPIHGTDRGNPALLVEIRNDLIATPRGVAEWTGRLAPILDHLAATYATPN from the coding sequence TTGAGCACTGCAGCAAGCAGGGCAGTGTTTCCCGACTGGCCGGAGCCTGTCGAGATTCTGAACCCTGCCTCCACCTCGCCGCTGGTGCTGATCTGCGACCATGCATCGAATCATTTGCCGGCGAGCTATCGCGGCCTGGGACTGGATGCCGCCGACCTGAAGCGGCACATCGCCTACGACATCGGTGCCGCCGACGTGACCTGCGCGCTTGCCGCGCAGCTCGGCGCACCGGCCTTCCTCGGCACCTATTCGCGATTGCTGGTGGATCTCAACCGGCCCTTCGGTTCTCCGACCAGCATGCCGGCGCTCTCCGAAGCGACACGGATTCCCGGCAACGAGGCTCCAAGCGAAGCCGAGAAGGCGCTCAGGCGCAGCCGCGTCTTCGATCCTTTCCACGCCGCGATCTCGGATTTCCTCGACCGGCGACATGCGCCGAGCCTCATCGTTGCGATCCACTCCTTTACGCCGGTGTTCCTCGGGGTCGAACGCCCCTGGCATATCGGCGTCCTGCACGAGAACAGGCCCGACCTCGCCGAGGCATTCCTGGCGCCGTTGCGGGCGGAGCCCGGCCTGAACGTCGGCGAGAACGTGCCTTACGTGATCGAGCGCGACAGCGACTATGCCATCCCGATCCACGGCACGGATCGCGGCAATCCCGCGCTGCTGGTCGAGATCCGCAACGACCTGATCGCCACGCCGCGGGGCGTCGCCGAGTGGACCGGCCGCCTTGCGCCGATCCTCGACCATCTCGCCGCTACCTACGCCACCCCCAATTGA
- a CDS encoding tyrosine-protein phosphatase has protein sequence MHAPIERHLAIAGTFNVRDLGGYPVPGGATQWRRILRADGLHRLDGNGIAELKGLGVATVIDLRRDEELETHPNPLRLEPGIGYRQISLFEELAPSAMTAADVLHDLYLQALSSRRDRIIEVLSAIADAPDGIVLFHCTAGKDRTGLIAALLLALAGVENDVIVADYALTKERLAPAIEGFVADAVARGVDVEALRPLLACEPETMAATLAHLADRYGSVETYLLDSGLDPATIGRLRARLSEIA, from the coding sequence ATGCACGCGCCGATCGAACGCCACCTGGCCATTGCCGGAACATTCAACGTCCGCGACCTGGGCGGCTACCCCGTCCCCGGCGGCGCGACGCAATGGCGCCGCATCCTGCGTGCGGACGGCCTCCACCGTCTCGACGGCAACGGCATCGCCGAACTGAAAGGCCTCGGCGTGGCAACCGTCATCGACCTGCGGCGCGACGAGGAACTCGAAACCCACCCCAATCCGCTGCGCCTGGAGCCGGGCATTGGCTACCGGCAGATCTCGCTGTTCGAGGAGCTGGCGCCCTCGGCCATGACTGCCGCCGACGTGCTGCACGACCTCTACCTGCAGGCGCTCTCGAGCCGCCGCGACCGGATCATCGAGGTCCTGTCGGCGATCGCCGACGCGCCGGACGGGATCGTCCTCTTCCACTGCACCGCGGGCAAGGACCGGACCGGCCTCATCGCCGCCCTGCTGCTCGCCCTTGCAGGCGTCGAGAACGACGTCATCGTGGCCGACTATGCCCTGACGAAGGAGCGCCTCGCGCCAGCGATCGAGGGCTTCGTCGCCGATGCGGTCGCGCGCGGCGTCGATGTCGAGGCCTTGCGGCCGCTGCTCGCCTGCGAGCCGGAAACCATGGCGGCGACGCTCGCTCACCTCGCCGACCGCTACGGATCGGTCGAAACCTACCTTCTGGATTCGGGCCTCGATCCGGCGACCATCGGCCGCCTCAGAGCCCGCCTGTCGGAGATCGCATGA
- a CDS encoding glutamine synthetase family protein — protein MSGALTPLAHVVTTDLAAVTRGRPVTEERLRKAQTTGLGWVPANLCLTPFNSIGENPWGSSGDLRLVPDLSARHTTSATGAATPLDLVMADIVELDGSPWDGCPRTQLKKALAALKEATGLSVISTFEQEFLLLPTASDPSRIADHAFSVAAFRGAGDFGPMLASCLEEAGVEPEMVLPEYGNDQFEITHAPTDALAAADRAVVIREVTREVARTLGRRACFAPKPVLDAVGNGVHIHFSLVDADGRPATYAADGPGKLSEAAASFCAGVLKHLPALVALTASSPPSYYRLAPHNWSSSYTWLGERDREATLRICPFVTMGGGDPARQFNIEYRAADATANPYLALAGIVHAGLAGIEAKLPAPPIVTGDPTLMTQDELDAKGLRRLPETLEAALDALAADSVVRSWFPERLVDSFFAVKRTELAAMEGKEKTEICAAYGERY, from the coding sequence ATGAGCGGCGCCCTGACACCCCTTGCCCATGTCGTGACGACGGACCTGGCCGCCGTGACGCGCGGCCGGCCCGTCACGGAGGAGCGGCTTCGCAAGGCGCAGACCACCGGCCTCGGCTGGGTGCCGGCCAATCTCTGCCTGACGCCGTTCAACTCGATCGGCGAGAATCCGTGGGGCTCGTCCGGCGACCTGCGCCTCGTCCCCGATCTCTCGGCGCGCCACACAACCTCCGCGACCGGTGCCGCGACGCCGCTCGACCTCGTGATGGCGGACATCGTGGAGCTCGACGGCTCCCCCTGGGACGGCTGCCCGCGAACGCAATTGAAGAAGGCGCTCGCGGCGCTGAAAGAGGCGACCGGACTGTCGGTGATCTCCACGTTCGAGCAGGAATTCCTGCTGCTGCCGACAGCCTCGGACCCATCGCGGATCGCCGACCACGCCTTTTCGGTCGCGGCGTTCCGGGGCGCAGGCGACTTCGGGCCTATGCTCGCAAGCTGCTTGGAGGAGGCCGGGGTCGAGCCCGAGATGGTCCTGCCGGAATACGGCAACGACCAGTTCGAGATCACGCACGCGCCGACCGACGCGCTCGCAGCCGCGGACCGCGCAGTCGTCATCCGCGAGGTGACGCGGGAGGTCGCGCGCACGCTCGGCCGCCGCGCCTGCTTCGCGCCGAAGCCGGTCCTCGACGCGGTCGGCAACGGCGTGCACATCCATTTCAGCCTCGTCGACGCGGACGGGCGGCCGGCGACCTACGCGGCCGACGGTCCGGGCAAACTCTCGGAGGCAGCGGCCTCCTTCTGCGCAGGCGTCCTGAAGCATCTCCCGGCGCTCGTCGCGCTCACGGCATCGAGCCCGCCGTCCTACTACCGGCTGGCGCCGCACAACTGGAGCTCGTCCTACACCTGGCTCGGCGAACGGGACCGCGAGGCGACGCTGCGCATCTGCCCGTTCGTGACGATGGGAGGCGGTGATCCGGCGCGGCAGTTCAATATCGAATATCGCGCCGCCGACGCGACGGCCAACCCGTACCTGGCGCTGGCCGGCATCGTCCACGCTGGGCTTGCCGGCATCGAGGCGAAGCTGCCCGCGCCGCCGATCGTGACCGGCGACCCGACGCTGATGACGCAGGACGAACTCGATGCAAAGGGTCTGCGCCGCCTGCCCGAAACGCTGGAGGCCGCGCTCGATGCACTCGCCGCGGACAGCGTCGTCCGCAGCTGGTTCCCGGAACGGCTGGTCGACAGCTTCTTCGCGGTCAAGCGCACCGAACTCGCCGCGATGGAGGGCAAGGAGAAGACCGAGATCTGCGCAGCCTACGGGGAACGATATTGA